A genomic segment from Desulfuromonas sp. encodes:
- a CDS encoding peptidylprolyl isomerase, whose protein sequence is MIKAEKLDTVTVRYRGTLTDGTLFDETPDEKPLKFIIGKQEVIAGFDEAVEGMFQGETRTFTIPYTKAYGERKAALIETIKRTDLPDDLEITAGARLEVTQEDDSIFHVKVTELSDSHVTLDANHPLAGEDLTFEIELLAVEKKPAVH, encoded by the coding sequence ATGATCAAGGCAGAAAAACTCGACACCGTGACTGTTCGTTACCGGGGAACCCTGACCGACGGCACGCTCTTTGACGAAACACCGGACGAGAAACCTCTCAAATTTATCATAGGGAAGCAGGAGGTTATTGCCGGTTTTGATGAGGCGGTTGAAGGGATGTTCCAGGGCGAAACCCGCACCTTCACCATTCCGTATACAAAGGCTTACGGCGAGCGGAAGGCGGCCCTGATTGAAACCATCAAGCGTACCGACCTGCCGGACGACCTCGAGATAACCGCAGGGGCACGGCTTGAAGTCACCCAGGAGGATGACTCGATCTTCCATGTCAAGGTGACCGAACTCAGCGACTCCCACGTAACCCTCGATGCCAACCACCCGCTGGCCGGAGAAGACCTCACCTTCGAGATTGAACTGCTCGCCGTCGAAAAAAAGCCGGCGGTACATTAA
- the trpE gene encoding anthranilate synthase component I, whose amino-acid sequence MYSPQLPEFETFAEKGNLIPVYREILADMETPVSAFRKIDDGKTSFLLESIEGGEKWARYSFLGAGPGKMFRSRDQYFEILDGDTVIRSGECADPFVELKAFMAPYRPVELEALPRFFGGAVGYLGYDMVRFVEELPNGNPREIGTWDSCFLLTETLLIFDNMRQTIKVVCNAHVDSGQDPADVYRDALTAIDALIDKLRQPLVLPEQRVSDQTELELKPNFERQQFEAAVEACKEYVRAGDIFQVVLSQRFCGELTCDPFDIYRALRTINPSPYMFFLRFGETLVVGASPEVLVRKEGSRVDVRPIAGTRPRGATVEEDLALEKELLADEKELAEHIMLVDLGRNDLGRVCKTGTVEVSELEVIERYSHVMHIVSNVKGELEEDSDAFDVFRATFPAGTLSGAPKIRAMEIIDEFEPCRREIYGGAVGYFSFNGNMDTAIAIRTLVIQDDRIYVQAGAGIVADSVPASEYTETINKAQGVVKAIDKARKGLY is encoded by the coding sequence ATGTATTCACCGCAACTTCCCGAATTTGAAACTTTCGCCGAAAAAGGTAACCTGATCCCGGTATACCGTGAGATTCTTGCCGATATGGAAACCCCGGTTTCCGCCTTCCGCAAGATCGATGACGGCAAGACCTCTTTTTTGCTTGAAAGTATCGAAGGGGGCGAGAAATGGGCACGCTATTCATTTCTCGGAGCCGGTCCCGGCAAGATGTTTCGTAGCCGCGATCAGTATTTTGAGATCCTCGATGGCGACACGGTCATCCGCTCCGGCGAGTGTGCCGATCCGTTCGTTGAGCTGAAAGCCTTCATGGCGCCTTACCGGCCGGTTGAGCTGGAGGCACTGCCCCGTTTTTTCGGTGGTGCGGTCGGATATCTCGGTTACGATATGGTCCGTTTTGTTGAAGAGCTGCCGAACGGCAATCCGCGTGAGATCGGAACCTGGGATAGCTGCTTTCTGCTGACCGAAACCCTGCTGATTTTCGACAATATGCGGCAGACGATCAAGGTTGTCTGCAACGCCCACGTCGATTCGGGCCAGGACCCGGCTGATGTCTACCGGGATGCACTGACCGCGATCGATGCCCTGATCGATAAACTGCGCCAACCCCTGGTCCTGCCTGAGCAGCGGGTCTCGGACCAGACCGAACTCGAATTGAAACCGAACTTTGAGCGGCAACAATTCGAAGCGGCGGTTGAAGCCTGCAAGGAGTATGTCCGGGCCGGTGATATTTTCCAGGTCGTACTCTCGCAGCGATTCTGCGGCGAGCTGACCTGCGATCCGTTCGATATCTACCGGGCGCTGCGGACGATCAATCCGTCTCCGTACATGTTTTTCCTCCGCTTCGGCGAAACTCTGGTGGTCGGCGCTTCGCCGGAAGTTCTGGTGCGCAAGGAAGGTTCGCGGGTCGATGTCAGGCCGATCGCCGGGACGCGGCCGCGCGGCGCAACGGTCGAAGAGGATCTCGCTCTTGAGAAAGAGCTGCTGGCCGACGAAAAAGAGCTGGCCGAACATATCATGCTGGTCGATCTTGGCCGCAACGATCTCGGCCGGGTCTGCAAGACCGGAACCGTAGAAGTCAGCGAGCTTGAAGTGATCGAGCGCTATTCACATGTGATGCATATCGTCTCCAACGTCAAGGGCGAACTCGAAGAAGACTCTGATGCCTTCGATGTTTTCCGCGCGACCTTCCCGGCCGGAACACTTTCCGGGGCACCGAAAATCCGGGCGATGGAGATTATCGACGAGTTCGAGCCATGCCGCCGAGAAATCTACGGCGGCGCTGTTGGCTACTTCTCTTTTAACGGCAACATGGATACCGCTATCGCGATCCGTACCCTGGTGATCCAGGATGATCGTATTTACGTGCAGGCCGGGGCCGGCATCGTCGCCGATTCAGTCCCGGCGTCGGAATATACCGAAACGATCAACAAGGCTCAGGGGGTTGTCA
- a CDS encoding hydrolase, with the protein MDSLTQLTLGAAVGEAVLGRKIGHKAILWGAALGTFPDLDVFVPFFDPVKDFTYHRSFSHSIFVLSALTPLFVWLILKLHPKTGLYERNWTWLVWLVFMTHILLDCFTVYGTQIFWPLWHYPAGWASLFIIDPFYTLPLVIGVILALVMTRQTNRGHLANRAGLVVSTLYLAWSVGARLYVRVQVEQSLARQNVPYEKLLVSAGPFNTALWRIVGMQADGNYFEGYYSLLDRSGQATLKHYRSRVDLLRGVEQHWPVQRLQWFTKGYFKVWQDGDRVVVSDLRMGYEPDYVFSFGVGRIGNPHVKAEPAVRIEPKRDLSRLKSIWARIWSSGV; encoded by the coding sequence CTGGGGTGCAGCCCTCGGCACCTTTCCCGACCTCGATGTCTTTGTCCCGTTTTTCGATCCGGTCAAGGATTTCACCTACCACCGCAGCTTCAGCCATTCAATCTTTGTCCTTTCGGCCCTGACTCCGCTCTTTGTCTGGCTGATACTCAAGCTGCACCCGAAAACCGGGCTGTATGAACGCAATTGGACCTGGCTGGTCTGGCTTGTTTTCATGACCCACATTCTGCTCGATTGCTTTACGGTCTACGGCACGCAGATCTTCTGGCCTTTGTGGCATTATCCGGCCGGCTGGGCCTCGCTCTTTATAATCGATCCATTCTACACTCTCCCCCTGGTGATCGGTGTTATCCTGGCCCTGGTGATGACGCGGCAGACGAACCGCGGCCATCTTGCCAACCGGGCCGGGCTGGTTGTCAGCACCCTTTACCTGGCCTGGAGTGTCGGCGCCAGGCTTTATGTGAGAGTGCAGGTCGAGCAATCGCTGGCACGACAGAACGTTCCTTACGAGAAGCTTCTGGTCAGCGCCGGGCCGTTCAATACGGCGCTCTGGCGGATTGTCGGGATGCAGGCCGACGGCAACTATTTCGAAGGGTATTACTCACTGCTTGATCGATCTGGGCAGGCCACCCTGAAGCACTATCGGAGCCGGGTTGACCTGTTGCGGGGAGTCGAACAGCATTGGCCGGTGCAGCGCCTGCAATGGTTCACCAAGGGGTACTTCAAGGTCTGGCAGGATGGCGACAGGGTCGTTGTCAGTGACCTGCGCATGGGTTACGAGCCGGACTACGTGTTCTCTTTTGGTGTCGGCCGGATCGGTAACCCGCACGTCAAAGCGGAGCCGGCCGTACGGATCGAGCCGAAACGGGATTTGAGCAGATTGAAAAGTATCTGGGCGAGGATCTGGTCGTCGGGAGTGTAA